A genomic segment from Nodularia sphaerocarpa UHCC 0038 encodes:
- a CDS encoding PEP-CTERM sorting domain-containing protein (PEP-CTERM proteins occur, often in large numbers, in the proteomes of bacteria that also encode an exosortase, a predicted intramembrane cysteine proteinase. The presence of a PEP-CTERM domain at a protein's C-terminus predicts cleavage within the sorting domain, followed by covalent anchoring to some some component of the (usually Gram-negative) cell surface. Many PEP-CTERM proteins exhibit an unusual sequence composition that includes large numbers of potential glycosylation sites. Expression of one such protein has been shown restore the ability of a bacterium to form floc, a type of biofilm.), producing MLIIWMIIPKIDMYQNIKAVSKTFLTTLAISVACSGISQARTITEISPPTGPGQGDLFCPQIQTPVNTPFVNNDNSVTASPNQILNFPGLSCSPQIFQAIAPIDTQLFVAPSGGTTEYFLTQTVVNNTSSIWNGFNSKIGFGVNNEFAPPELILVPFGFAIPEFDFNGVDASPQPTSSKFAQLLQDGSYNLQWSGGFVAPGESVTFTFSIDVPDDLETNNFYDSFTIRQTPVTTTVPEPTSISGLLALLGLVGSSFTLKYKRT from the coding sequence ATGCTAATTATTTGGATGATTATCCCAAAAATTGATATGTACCAAAACATCAAAGCAGTCAGTAAAACTTTTCTAACTACATTGGCAATTTCTGTAGCCTGTAGTGGAATTTCACAAGCACGTACTATTACTGAGATAAGTCCACCCACAGGCCCTGGTCAAGGTGATTTATTTTGTCCACAAATTCAAACTCCTGTGAATACGCCGTTTGTTAATAATGATAACAGCGTCACCGCCAGTCCCAATCAAATTCTGAATTTTCCGGGTTTATCTTGTAGTCCTCAGATTTTTCAAGCTATAGCGCCAATAGACACCCAACTGTTTGTCGCTCCGTCAGGAGGAACAACGGAATATTTTTTGACCCAAACAGTTGTCAATAACACTAGTTCAATTTGGAACGGCTTTAACTCTAAGATCGGTTTTGGGGTTAATAATGAGTTTGCACCGCCTGAGTTAATTCTTGTTCCTTTTGGTTTTGCCATTCCAGAGTTTGATTTTAACGGTGTGGATGCTTCTCCACAGCCAACCTCATCGAAGTTCGCGCAACTTCTTCAAGACGGCTCTTATAATCTTCAATGGTCTGGAGGGTTTGTTGCTCCTGGTGAATCCGTCACGTTCACATTTTCTATTGATGTTCCCGATGATCTAGAGACAAACAATTTCTATGATTCTTTTACGATTCGTCAAACTCCTGTCACCACAACAGTTCCTGAACCTACTTCCATTAGTGGTCTTTTAGCTTTATTAGGCTTAGTAGGCTCAAGTTTCACTCTTAAATATAAACGAACTTAA